In the genome of Lactobacillus intestinalis, the window TTTGAAAACACACTAGCTTCAACTTTATCTGGCGTAGTAAAAATGCATAACTATAACGCTCGGGTTCACAATTTTAAGTCTGCACGGAATGCTTCTCTTAGCGAAAATGGCGTAAATACCAATGTTTATGACACATTGTTAAAAGAAGTTAACAAGCATCTTGATCTTCTCCACCGCTACGTTAGTTTACGTAAAAAGATTCTCAAGCTTGACGATTTACAAATGTGGGATATGTATGTGCCTTTGACTGGAAAACCTGCTCTTTCATATAATTTTGAAGAAGCTAAAAAAGAAGCTAAAAAAGCTTTAGCTCCTCTTGGAGAAGATTATTTAAAGCATGTCGATTATATTTTTAACAATCGAGTAATTGACCCCGTAGAAAGCCAAAACAAGGTCACTGGCGCTTATTCTGGAGGAGCCTACGATACTGATCCATATGAACTTTTAAACTGGGAAAACAATATTGACTCTCTTTATACTTTAGTTCATGAAACTGGCCACTCAATGCATTCATGGTACACCCGTCACAATCAACCTTATGTTTATGGGGACTACCCGATTTTTGTTGCAGAAATTGCATCAACTACTAACGAAAATATTTTGACGGAATATTTCCTGGACCATATTAAGGATCCAAAAACCCGGGCCTTCATTTTAAATTATTATCTTGATTCATTTAAAGGTACTCTTTATCGTCAAACTCAATTTGCGGAATTCGAACAATTTATTCATGAAGCCGATGCCAATGGTGAACCCTTAACTGCTGAAGTTTTAGATAATTTTTACGGTGAGCTCAACCAACGCTACTACGGCGACAGTGTTACACCAGGTGGAGATATTGCTAAGGAATGGTCACGTATTCCTCACTTCTACTACAACTTCTATGTATATCAATATGCGACCGGCTTTGCAGCAGCGACAGCTTTAGCAAATAAAGTGGTTCATGGCGATCAAAAAGATAAAGAAGCTTATATTGATTATCTTAAGTCTGGTTCAAGCGATTATCCTGTTGAAATCATGAAACGTGCAGGTGTTGATATGACTAAACCTGATTACTTAGAAGATGCTTTCAAGACCTTTGAAAAACGACTAAATGAATTTGAAAGTTTGATTGATCAATTCTAAAAAATATAACCCAGGAAACATTAATTTCTGGGTTATTTTTTACTATTTTTCCTCAAAACGTATTAATGTATAGATAGAAAGGAGATTTTTGTGATGGAGGAAAAAATTAATCGTGCTTTATTAAGAGCAGGCTATAATACTCATATGGAATTCAATCAAATGATCAGTGAAATTGAGCAGAATCAAAAGCAGTGGGCTGAAATTATTGAAAAACATATTGATAAACTTCTTCAATTGATCAAGGAATATCATGAAGTAGCTTTAAAGATTACCATGCAAGCAAAAACCGATAGCGTTCCAGAGGATATTATGAATTCTAATGATCAATCTTTAGAGGTAATGGATGCCTTCAATCAAGAAATTTTGGATTTCGATAACTTTCTTAATGATCTCTCTCAACGTCAACATTTAATTGATTTAATCAAAGTAGTAAACTATGCAAATGACTTATTATATAAATTA includes:
- the pepF gene encoding oligoendopeptidase F → MALPTRNEVPEELTWDLSRIFKSDKDWENAYQNVKNDINDLADLKNTITNSGKDLYEAITQMLAVKRRFENIYVYATMASDVDTSNNHYLGYVARVQSLASQFEAVTSFLNPAILSIPEEKLSDFMKEEPRLKDYAHLIDTITKMRPHTLPAQEEKLIADASDAMNTSESTFNVLTNSDMQYGYVQDEDGQMVQLSDGLYSNLIQSQNRDVRKMAFDVMYATYGQFENTLASTLSGVVKMHNYNARVHNFKSARNASLSENGVNTNVYDTLLKEVNKHLDLLHRYVSLRKKILKLDDLQMWDMYVPLTGKPALSYNFEEAKKEAKKALAPLGEDYLKHVDYIFNNRVIDPVESQNKVTGAYSGGAYDTDPYELLNWENNIDSLYTLVHETGHSMHSWYTRHNQPYVYGDYPIFVAEIASTTNENILTEYFLDHIKDPKTRAFILNYYLDSFKGTLYRQTQFAEFEQFIHEADANGEPLTAEVLDNFYGELNQRYYGDSVTPGGDIAKEWSRIPHFYYNFYVYQYATGFAAATALANKVVHGDQKDKEAYIDYLKSGSSDYPVEIMKRAGVDMTKPDYLEDAFKTFEKRLNEFESLIDQF